The Palaemon carinicauda isolate YSFRI2023 chromosome 24, ASM3689809v2, whole genome shotgun sequence nucleotide sequence attttccataaaaacaaaaactttaaccaaaaaagaggaagagaaatcagatagagtagtgtgtctgagtgtaccctcaagcaagagaactaacccatgacagtggaagaccatggtgtaggcttttatatatatatgtgtatatatatatatatatatatatatatatatatatatatatatatatatatatgtatattttatatatatatatatatatatatatatatatacatatatacatatatatatatatatatatatatatatatatatatatatatatatatatatatgtatatatatgtatatatatatatatatgtatatatatgtatatatatatatatatatatatatgtatatatgtatatatacatatgtatatatacatatatacatatatatatatatatatatatatatatatatatatatatatatatatacatatatatacattatatatatatatatatatatatatatatatatatatatatatatatatatatatatatatgtatatatatatatatatatatatatatatatatatatatatatatatatgtatatatatgtatatatatgtatatatatatatatatatatatatatatatatatatatatatatatatatatatatatatatatataaaacaaggcaATTTCCATTTGCATTGCTAAACCAAAACCTTTTATTAAATAATGgatgatatttcaaaatatattttaaaggcTAATATGTTTAGATTTTTACAAAAAAAAGTTTTGagcatatctaaaaaaaacattcaatatatTTATCCAAATTTTCTAAATACCTATAATTAACCAAAAAGAGAATTCTTTCTGTTTTCGGAAGTGATTACTGTAACTCTTACCTTAATTTGCTTTTCCGTCAGTTCCAGCATTACGCTGATGGAGAAAATATCCGATTTGTCTGGATACCTGGAAAGGAAGGCGATCTAAATCAACTAAATGATCCATTTAAACTAGTTTCTTTCACATTAAACCTAAATCACtgttacaaacatacacacacacacacacacacacacacacatatatatatatatatatatatatatatatatatatgtatatatatatatatatatatatatatatatatatatatatatatatatatatatataaatatatatatatatacatatatatatatatatatatatatatatatatatatatatatatatatatatatatatatatatatatatatatatatatatccaagcatacacacacactatatacatatatatatatgcgtaaaaatctatattatatatatatatatatatatatatatatatatatatatatatatatatatatatatatatatatatatatatatatatacaagtatacacatacacaataaatatatatatacacaataaatatacatacacatatacatataattacatatacatatacacatacatacagatacacactcacacacacacacatatatatatatatatatatatatatatatatatatatatatatatatatatatatatatatatatatatacacatatctatctatctatctatctatctatctatctatatatctatctatctatataatatatatttgtgtgtgtaaactgTTGCCACCATAAAAAATTTTAAAGCTTAAAGGAAATATATACTTCAACTGCACTTCAAACTGAAAAGGATGTCTATCAACCATaccatataaatcttacacgagatCACCTGATTATTGCAGTATAAACTATTCCGTGTTAAGGTACTTACTCATTTTTCAAAAACTCCTTTTCTAATTCTATCAACTGCAAATTTGTGAAGTGAGTTTTCTCCTGTCTCTTTCCCTTCTGCCTTCTTTCACGTCGTCTTTCTTTCAAATTGGAAAGATGGTTTGGTACAATATTAGTCCTTCTGGAAAGGCCACTTCCTGACACTTGGACTTCCAAGGGAGTGTGTTGCATATGTTCATCGGTATGATATATCGGTTCTTCTCTCAAATTGAAATAAGTCAAAGGTTTTTCGATGGTATCTCCAGAAACGATGGAAGATTCATTCTGATCCTGTAGTGATGGAATCTGCGATTGTTCTCCGCCTGTTATGAGgcaatttttttatctttattcactaatgataataatatcatatatatacatagatacctacatatatatatatatatatatatatatatatatatatatatatatatatatatatatatatatatatatatatacatgtatatgtatgtatctttatacatatacatatatatacatatatatatatatatatatatatatatatatatatatatatatatatatatatatatatatacacatatacatatatatatatatatatatatatatatatatatatatacatatatacatatatatatatacatatatacatatatatacatatatacatatatatatatacatatatacatacatatatacatatatatacatatatacatattatatatatatatatatatatatatatatatatatatatatatatatatatatatatatatatatacatatacatatacatatacatatacatattatacatatacatatacacacacacacacacacatatatatatatatatatatatatatatatatatgtatatatatatatatatatatatagaacatttagacgcgttttttttattaatttaagccAAGTACTGTTTATTTTCCTGATATTTGTAGTCCAGAGTTGCTAAAGtcgatggaacctcagtttcttgggctgaGGTTCATATCCCTggtgaccagaagctattatctttgagttgaatcCCCTTTGGGTCTCATTCCCCGAGGTATATAGATTCCAGATATTAGGATGAGTATTATATATGGTTTACATGAATGtgcgtatataatatatgtgtatatacatatacatatacatatacacacacatatatatatatatatatatatatatatatatatatatatatatatatatatatatatatatatatatataatatatattatatgaatatattttttgtttatttattttttatttatttatatacaaacgcTTTACTTTCTGATTTCAATATGTGAAAGCCCTGTCGTGTTTAGCATGTGGTAACAATGAAGAAATAATTAATCATACAGTGTCTAATAATTTCTGTCTAATCCGGTAAATTTATGGAACTGGTGTGAAAAGTCTTCGGGTGAAGGCAGTGACCTTTGGTTCTATTAAGAAAGGATAAAATTATTCTTGATTGAAAAACCTTTTCTAGCGTGAGAAGGAAAAATTACTATCATTCCAAAGCCTAAAATTTATATCACAACTGTAtggtaaataattttttctttttagttttacctGATTTGACTAAACTGTTTCCAAACTATGCGGTACTCATTGATTTAAAGGAATGTTAAAAATTACACtctcattatctatctatctatctatattcatatatatatatatatatatatatatatatatatatatatatatatatatatatatatatatatatacaatatttatatatatgtatatatattatatatatatatatatatatatatattatatatatatatatatatatatatatatatatatatatatatatatatatatatatatatatatatatatatatatatatatatatatgtatgtatgttcatatatatattatatatatatacacatatatatacacatatatatacatatatatatatatatatatatatatatatatatatatatatatatatatatatatatatatatatgtttttatatacatttagacagacatagacatagacatttaGACATTTAGACATTtagacatatatttatctatctatatatatatctaatatatatctatctatatctatctatctatctatctatctatctatctatctatctatctatctatctatctatatatatatatatatatatatatatatatatatatatatatatatatatatatatatatatatatatatatatatatatatatacataagctgatACAATTTTTGATATATCCCTAGATTTGATAAAACTACAGtagatttatattattatcaagGTTCAAACTATTCTCTATAACTTTAGGAACAAGAATACTTCTTGAAACGAAAGAGACTTACCTTTGTACAGAATACCACTAGCTAGTTGAAGATAAGGCAAGATATCTTCTCCTGCTAAAGATGCTTCATGGTCATTCAGAAGAGTGTTGGACATCAGATAATTCTCCATTGTTTGACTCTAAATTCTATGACTCCTCTGTTGATTACACCAGCGACTTGTGGAATGTTGCTTACACTAGCGACTTGTGGAATGTTGATTACACTGGCGACTTGTGGAATGTTGATTGCACTAGCGACTTGTGGAACGTGGATTACACTAGCGACTTGTGGAACGTGGATTACACTAGCGACTTGTGGAACGTGGATTACACTAGCGACTTGTGGAACGTGGATTACACTAGCGACTTGTGGAACGTGGATTACACTAGCGACTTGTGGAACGTGGATTACACTAGCGACTTGTGGAACGCGGATTACACTAACGACTTGTGGAATGTTGATTACACCAACGACTTTTGGAATGTTGATCACACTAACGACTTGTGGAATGTTGATTGCACTAACGACTTGTGGAATGTTGATTGCACTAACGACTTGTGGAATGTTGATTGCACTAACGACTTTTAGAATGTTGATTACACCAGCGACTTTTGGAATGTTGATTACATTAGAGACTTTTGGAATGTTGATTACACTAGCGACTCGTTGTTTACACTGGTGATTTGTTGAATGTTGATTGCATTAGCGACTTGTTGATTACAATACAGATTCGTTGTTTACACTGGCGACTTGTTGATGACATAGGCGACTTGTTGATGGCACAGATGAATTGTTGATGACAAATGGATTGTTGAAGAAGGTACCACATCCGCCACCCCAACCCTAGAATGAATATTGACTAACCTTCCTCTCCTCCTGGAAGATTTAGCTTATCTATAACTTTAAGACTTCCACCTCTTGCTTCCTTGAACATTGCACCCCTCCATTGTCTTATTAGATTTATGAATCAATGTTCAATACAATAGAGATATTAGCTGGAATATACAAACGTAACATGGTATTTAATAAACGCCCTTTAATTAATACCATGAATGTCATgttgattatttttcattatattattgtgACATCTAACGAGTATTTCTTCTGTGAACCCTTCATGTCAGTGGAAACGACTCaatcttgaatatatatgtattgaaaagagagagagagagagagagagagagagagagagagagagagagagagagagagagagagagagagagagagagagagatgtgctttaTAATTTAAGATTTTGAAAATAGTCAAATAGATGGAGAACAGTACTTCTCTCTTAATAAACATCAACACTTCTTATATAAAACAATTTGCTATATGCCATAATAATGCaacaatatatctttatttatcttaATAGATTGCGTTTAATACGTTTAGACATTTACAATATCAAAGATCTGATAATACCACGAAcaaacaaaagatatttttttctctgaATGGTACAATACTGAAAGAGGTTTTGGGATTCATTGGTTAGCAAGCGTCTGCAAACGATTGTGATATCTGCATCGCTTCTGACTAAAGATAAAAGATATTAGAAATTGAGAATGGGGAACTTCTTAAAAGTATATTAGAAGTAAATAGATTTCCTTCAATTTCTCATACGTCAATTTGGTATCAGAActtatcttgaaaaaaaagaaaaaagaaactgcaATATCAAATCTAAAAATAGTCTTCGAAGTATGTCTAATGAAACAGCATGAATTATTTAGGAAAAAATCCTTCAAATGTTGGTACAGAGATAGTGTCATTATAGAATATTACTGCAGCGCAGTTTACCTTTCTTGGTAATTACTGCATATGAGTTGGATATCATCTCTGGTAACTACTTAACTTAGTACCTACTTAACTGGCAGTCTCCGCAAAAAGGATGGTACAGAGTTTTCTAAGTATATCGTTTTATCATAACGTTAGTCGCTAAATATCTGAGCTCATTTATTTTGGGATACACTTAAAAAACCcgaaattttaatcgaaaattatcTGTGAAAATGTgtggttctcagccgtatttcggcaaatagaggcgaccttaaattttaccctactttatgattttactggttggtgaccgtaatataaattTTTAAGGTCAAGAAATCagatttaaaacggtaaaattcctgacaaaatttactccaggatttttacagtttaaaTTTCTTGTCTCAAACAGGGCaagatatattgtgtgtgtgaaaaaaagaGAATTTGTCTAAAACACTGGAAAATCCCAACAGCTTTAACAATAAGCTATCAAATTTTTTCTGTTTAAGCTCTTATAAGGAATACTTGCAATTAATACAAGTCGGGAATTCATACATTTAAacgaatattttaagaattgtaggACTTGATGTTCTTAGATGTATGTGTGTGCTATaactagaaaataaattatttgaaaaaatatggTTTCAACCAGAATTCTCacttattttcaattatatattgatGTTATATGAAGAATCGTCACTGGCCCTATATCATTCTCTTTACAATTTTAAATCTACGTATGGAAAGTTTCCGATTCCATCCAAATGCTATGGCAATGATAGACTTTAAAACTGTCATTGGGACAAAAATTTTAGTATAAAAGATAGGACTCAATTCTGGACCAAAGCCATTCGAGAAAATGATACACCTTACTAAATAAACAATTCCATTAGCGAACTTCAACTTCCCGATATGTCTTTGGTTTCCCTTTATACATTTTAATAATTCCGTCTTTCAAAAATGGTAATATCTGCTGCTACTATGAAGTTTATAGAATAAAtgtcaaataaaagaaaattttaatgcaTAAAACATATAAATTTCAAATGGATAAGAAGCTTATAAACTGTGAAAGGAGAAAGGAAAGCGGTTGCACCAATTTTGAGCCTTATGAATGAAAAGGCAAAACTGTTCGAATTAACATTATACCTAGTTTTATATAGTAGATGCTATAATCagggaagatctgtatgtaaacGATGGCCAGGCTTATGGATAATTCCTTTTCGAATTTTAAGTGGGCTGTATTTAATTAAACATTATCATTGAAAAGATCTTGATTGGGAGAATATAATGTCCCAGATTAACTGACGATCATACATAGCTTTGAAAGGTTTTGATTCCATCCCTCATCAATTGTCCCTTTTACCGACTTTAACCTGGTCACTTTTAAGGGATTAAGCAGTCATATTTCTACATTCTGAAGCCGAAATTGATGCAAATAAGATTACCTTTACATGCATGAGTAACAAAGTTCGTTTCAAAACCAAactaatatgcatatataacaaaAATTAATGAGCAAGAATAGTGCCTTGAAGAACAATAGATATTGCCTCCTTGCAGTTACtcaaatacataaacaattacTACTTGTAATCTATAAGTTAAAAATTTGATAACGATGTTAAGAATGAACTCACCAAATCTCGTCTGCTTAATTAAACAAACAAGAGTCACAAGACGAAGACGGTCAgaagtagcactaaaatcaagaccgaCGATACGAACTTCATTACCACAATCAAGGGGTTTTTGCTCAACACTAGAAATTGTATGACTGGTATTACTAGCTCCAGAGCCCTTGCTGAAGTaaaaatacaaaatagcaaaaagATAAATACATTCAGCATAGATAATAAGGCAGTCTATGGAATCATGGGGTAATTGGCAGTTAGACACCTAAACgtgtaacagaaaaaaaataacatcttgcTAACTTACATAAATAGAAACTATATTAGAAGCTAGGAAATCAGCCGTCTTTATAAAgacaaactaaaaacaaaacccTGATCTACactttcataagcatcaaggtcaatcaaaagagttttaatcttttttagaattttattgCTTTTTTTACTCCCATGTACAATAGCTGAGTATATACTAACAATGTTGGACGAACATAGAGATTTTTATCGTCTTATGATCAACTCCGCAAGTGGAGACTAAATACAAGCCAAATGTATGAGTTTTATTATTCGTAGGTATAACCtgaacaatattatgaatattgtttAATTGATAAGTTGATTGATTTCTCGATTTCAAagttatgataataacaacaacaacaacaacaacaacaacaacaataataataataataataataataataataataataataataataataataataataataataataataataataataataataataataacacaaaaaactCCTTTATTGTCGAGAATATACCGAGGGCAATGCAAATAACGTTTATTCTGATACAGTACTTTATTGTATTACCTAATCGTAACTTCATTAAAGGTAGTTAGTGTGGCATAATAATTACGtgaatttatattctatttttttttatgctaagaATATAAGGTTTTCCTTTGTACGTCTAATGTAACAACAAGATTGCAGGGGGAAATAGTCGAAGATCCCTTATAAAAAGCTACTTacatttatgattgattgattgatttaaagttttctgtacttacatttatgaaaaaaaaatatgtttgttatagtttgatttatatggaaaatatgataatttttatgtAGAATCAGAATTTATGATGTTTTGCAAAATCTATAATTTACCTGGAACAAATATATGATTAATTGACCTCCAAAGGACCATTAAATTATTAGTGATGTTACTAATGTCAAGTGAACTTGAAAGTCAAAAAACATTTTAGCTTCCCAGTTTAGAGTATTTTAGGAATAGAATTACCTGCACACTTTGATAGGCGCTAAAATATCAACATGGATTAGGTACTTAAtcattatcatgaatgaatttgaaTAAAACGTCCATAATTTTACCACACAAAATGTACATGTCAGCATTGCAGCAAAGAATTAATTGTTTTTCATAGATGTGCAATGaatattgatatcaatttaatGGTTCACAGCTATTCAAAGTCTATCATAAATTGCTGAGAATTAGTAAATCCAGAATGAATTCACCATCGTCATTCATTAATatagtcatgatttttttttaatttataatcgtCCAACGAGggaaatgtttaatttcttttttttttttacagggcaAGTGAAGATTGAACTCTCGCCTACTTTATATCATATCGAATTTATTCAGTAGAGTAAACAAAAATCGATAACTATAACTTAATTTAgatagaaatatctattttaatgttgttgctgtccttgaaatattttagttttccgtgtttcctttcctcactaggctattttccccgttggggccatgggcttatagcatcctgctttttcaactagtgtgtagcttagtaagtaagtaactaagtaagtaagtaagtaagtaagtaagtaagtaagtaagtaagtaagtaagtaataataataataataataataataataataataataataataataataataataataataataataataataataataataataataataataataataataacaataagagatttTAAGActgatattgaaaaatttaaaatttttctattattctgtatattttatttcttataactcTAACTTTAATATACTATGCTATAAAAATTGATGCTCAAATATATAGTCAATTGCAACATTCTTGCCATTTCCTAGACGTTCTACTATTACTATAAACTAATCTTCAGTCAATCATCCCAAAAAGCAAGTTATCGGGTCTCAGTTCATCAGTTATTTATCTTATCTATTTTATCTTGTATTTAACCTATTTGGTTTTATTTAGTTATTAACTTTTTAAAGTAGCATTCCTCTCATTTTTGCTTTAGGATGCTCTTCCTTGTGGATTGCTTGACCTTTTAGAATTTCACTTTTACTGGTAAGGATACAGTTTGTCTTTTTagtataataatgatgattgttaTGAAAGGATTATGGATGGTAataattatgatgtatatatatatatatatatatatatatatatatatatatatatatatatatatatatatatatatatatatatatatacatgtatgcatacacacgcacacacacacacacacatatatatatataaataaataaataaatatatatttataaaaatacgtatatgcatatatacacatgatagtatatatatatatatatatatatatatatatatatatatatatatatatatatatatatatatatatacacacacacacacacacatatatatatatatatatatatatatatatatatatatatatatatatatatatatatatatatatacacaaacacacacacacacacacacacacatatatatatatatatatatatatatatatatatatatatatatatatatatatatatatatatatatatatatatatatatagtctacactTCTTGTCCGTAGTTTTACTAGCAATTGATTCACTTATCAATGTTAAATCAACTGACACTAACTCAAAAATTACACGTGGATTCTTTCATACAATAAGttggacaaaaataaaaataaaaatttgaaaacagTCTACGGAAAGTCATCTCCCTCTTCAGGTCTTAAGCAGAAGAGGGAGAGGTGAGAAGAGGTATAGGTGAATATGTTTATTGTTATCATCTTATATCTTTGAGGATTTTATTATAAGAACATATAAATATACCATAACACGAGAGTTATATCAGGTTATCAgtgattatatataataattcatatatattttcttctacaTGTCATACTTTTCTAAAAAGGTTAATCGATAAATGAAGACCAGTTATATTTTGGAACATTttaagtgtttgagagagagagagagagagagagagagagagagagagagagagagagagagagagagagagagagagagagagagagagccatatacacacacacacacacacatatatatatatatatatatatatatatatatatatatatatatatatatgtatatatatatatatatatatatatatatatatatatatatatatatatatatatatatatatatatatatatatatatatatactgtatataaacacacatacatatatatatatatatatatatatatatatatatatatatatatatatatatatatatatatatatatatatgcgtgtgtatacaaatgtatatatgtatatacacacacacacacacacacacatatatatatatatatatatatatatatatatatatatatatatatatatatatatatatatatatatactgtatatgcgtatgtatatatatatatatatatatatatatatatatatatatatatatatatatgtatatatgtatatatatatatatatatatatatatatatatatatatatatatatatataaaatgtatatatatatatatatatatatatatatatatatatatatatatatatatatatatatatatatatatatatatatatatatatatagtgtgtgtgtgtgagaaaaaaACCTTTGCAGACATCAACTAACCCTCACCATTCAAGCATTTTTCTTCCCATTGAAGACTCACATCCAGTCAACTTTATCTCGATTTCATGTCGGGAAATAATTGTAACCGATAAATGTGTCAGATaacggagtatttttttttttaatggctgaTTCTTTCAGGATTTTCCTTTCTCTCGAACAACGTTATCAAAATTTCCGTGTAATTGAATTTCACATGAGATATTTTCGGTCGACCCTAGTTGGTTCCTCATTAATACTGATCGAgcgactgaatttttttttttatcttttacgtcATTGATATTAAATTCCCTTGAATATTAATATGAGATTATGGCTAAAGGATATTACTTTCTTTGTTATGTTATTCTTACaagaaatgataaatgaaaatatttattagattttaccaaaaaattattaatatataatttatttctaattacAGAAAATAGTAATTTTAGAAAAGTTTAAACCTAGGAaaattattttagaagttttacaTGGAATCAAACAATTGTGTCATAATTCGCTAATAAAAATCTTGAagtgaaaatatttcaaattatcatTCAGTATCAACTAATCCAGGGCGCCATTTGAAACTAATGTTGTGGGACTGTTGGAAATAAAGGTTTTTCTCCTGGTCAAGGCCTTTGGAACTCCAACTAGAAAATTGAAGCTTCATTAGAGATCCAATTGTTTTCAGTAGATTTTTCATTAAAAACTCCgaagaaaaagtatattttgatattcatatatttttgttgttgttgtaggtttcTTCCAATTTCTGATTGAGTTATTGTATTGCCATATCAATAACTTCTTTGTAGACaatgccctgatgaaagccataTGATAGTGGTTGAAATAGCTGTCGGCATAAGTCCTAAAATCcgtatttctttataaaattattCCTGAATCAAAGATACGATACAGACAACAAGAAAAGCGTTGCCCTGAAATAATTGATGAAACGTAATTAAGCGTTTAATGTAAACATTAAACATTTACAATTGATATTTAATAACTCAATGTCTAAGAAAGTGGagagaggtagcaggagtggtatgcgaTAGGAAAATACTAATGAAGGTAAAAGTCaatatctatagcacagtaataagaccagtgttgatgtatggatAAAAAAAGTTGGgttttaagacaaaaagaggaagcaaacaaagcataagagaacagagatgagaatggtgaggtggattatgggaatatcactgtttgataTATCggaaaacgatgaaataagaagaatggcaggtgcagTGAAGATTACCGAGATTATAAaaatgtcacgactgagatggtttggacatgtgttaaggatggatgatggagaggaagtgaggagagctagataagagtgtcacgactgagatggtttggacatgtattaaggatggatggtggggaaggagtgaggaatGTTTATGAGGAACCTGTTATGGGAAGATGAAGAGGGAGGtatagaattagatggcgagataaagagaaggatgatatgaagagaagaggtttggtggaagagaaggcatttgatagaagacattggagaggacgcatcaggcaaccggccctTTAGCCCTTTAATGTAAGGGTAACAGTGGGAAAGACGAAGAATAACTCCAGCAATCTCTTCTTAAGAGAAGCAAGGTTTTCAGTCTCTAAAATGGGAGTTATATCCATACAAACTAATGAAACGATTGGCGAAGAAAAATCACCCTGTTAAATTACTTTATTACCTCGGAATATTGGccatagttatataaaaaaaagtcaatttaaTTCCATCAACTATTTACAGAAAACGttatctatgaaaataaaaagtaaactaaAAGGAAAGAAGACAGAATCTATTTCCTTTTTA carries:
- the LOC137617897 gene encoding homeobox protein Hox-D8-like, which translates into the protein MENYLMSNTLLNDHEASLAGEDILPYLQLASGILYKGGEQSQIPSLQDQNESSIVSGDTIEKPLTYFNLREEPIYHTDEHMQHTPLEVQVSGSGLSRRTNIVPNHLSNLKERRRERRQKGKRQEKTHFTNLQLIELEKEFLKNEYPDKSDIFSISVMLELTEKQIKNWFKNRRAKGRTYDQSG